A single genomic interval of Trichosurus vulpecula isolate mTriVul1 chromosome 6, mTriVul1.pri, whole genome shotgun sequence harbors:
- the LOC118852697 gene encoding DET1 homolog: MMDHDVPTIKPRRIQNQNVIHRLERRRISSGKAGTHWHQVRVFHQNVFPNFTVVNVEKPPCFLRKFSPDGRYFIAFSSDQTSLEIYEYQGCQAAEDLLQGYEGEILANGNDQRSVNIRGRLFERFFVLLHITNVAANGEHLNRECSLFTDDCRCVIVGSAAYLPEEPHPPFYEVYRNSESVTPNPISPLEDYSLHIIDLHTGRLCDTRTFKCDKVILSHNQGLYLYKNILAILSVQQQTIHVFQVTPEGTFIDVRTIGRFCYEDDLLTLSAVYPEVQRDSQTGMANPYKEPFINSLKHRLLVYLWRRAEQDGSAMAKRRFFQYFDQLRQLRMWKMQLLDENHLFIKYTSEDVVTLRVTDPSQPSFFVVYNMVTTEVIAVFENTSDELLELFENFCDLFRNATLHSEAVQFPCSASSNNFARQIQRRFKDTIVNAKYGGHTEAVRRLLGQLPISAQSYSGSPYLDLSLFSYDDKWVSVMERPRTCGDHPIRFYARDSGLLKFEIQAGLLGRPINHTVRRLVAFTFHPFEPFAISVQRTNAEYVVNFHMRHSCT, encoded by the coding sequence ATGATGGATCATGATGTTCCAACAATCAAACCTCGAAGAATCCAGAACCAAAATGTTATCCACCGCTTGGAGCGTCGGCGCATCAGTTCAGGCAAGGCTGGTACCCACTGGCACCAGGTTCGAGTATTCCACCAGAACGTCTTCCCCAACTTTACTGTGGTTAATGTGGAAAAGCCACCTTGCTTCCTGCGAAAATTTTCACCTGATGGGCGCTACTTTATTGCCTTCTCTTCAGACCAGACATCACTGGAGATTTATGAGTATCAGGGCTGCCAAGCAGCAGAGGACCTACTGCAGGGTTATGAAGGTGAAATTTTGGCCAATGGCAATGACCAGAGGTCAGTCAACATCCGAGGCCGACTCTTTGAACGCTTCTTCGTCTTGTTGCATATCACTAATGTAGCTGCTAATGGTGAACACCTAAATCGTGAGTGTAGCCTCTTCACAGATGACTGCCGTTGTGTCATTGTGGGTTCAGCTGCCTACCTCCCTGAAGAACCTCACCCTCCTTTTTATGAAGTATATCGCAACAGTGAGTCAGTGACACCAAACCCCATCTCCCCTTTGGAGGACTATTCCCTTCACATCATTGATCTTCACACTGGCAGGTTGTGTGACACCCGCACGTTCAAATGTGATAAAGTGATCTTGTCCCACAATCAAGGGCTATACTTATATAAGAACATACTAGCCATTCTTTCAGTACAGCAGCAGACCATTCATGTCTTCCAGGTCACTCCTGAGGGCACCTTTATTGATGTGCGTACCATTGGTCGATTCTGCTATGAGGATGACCTGCTCACTCTATCAGCTGTCTACCCTGAGGTACAGCGAGACAGCCAAACTGGCATGGCCAACCCCTACAAGGAGCCCTTCATTAATTCCCTAAAGCATCGGCTGTTGGTGTACTTGTGGCGCCGGGCAGAGCAGGATGGTAGTGCCATGGCCAAGAGGCGCTTCTTCCAGTATTTTGACCAGCTACGACAGTTGCGCATGTGGAAGATGCAGCTTCTAGATGAAAACCACCTCTTTATCAAGTACACTAGTGAGGATGTAGTGACACTACGGGTCACAGACCCATCACAGCCTTCCTTCTTTGTTGTGTACAATATGGTGACAACAGAGGTGATAGCAGTGTTTGAGAATACCTCGGATGAATTGCTGGAGCTCTTTGAGAATTTCTGTGACCTCTTCCGCAATGCTACCCTGCACAGTGAGGCCGTCCAGTTTCCCTGTTCAGCTTCTAGCAACAACTTTGCAAGGCAGATCCAGCGCCGGTTTAAAGACACTATtgtaaatgcaaaatatggaGGGCACACAGAGGCAGTACGGCGGCTGCTTGGTCAGCTCCCCATCAGTGCCCAGTCATACAGTGGCAGTCCCTACCTCGATCTGTCTCTCTTCAGCTATGATGATAAGTGGGTATCGGTCATGGAGCGGCCCAGGACTTGTGGAGATCACCCAATCAGGTTCTATGCCCGGGATTCTGGTCTGCTCAAGTTTGAGATCCAGGCAGGCCTGCTGGGCCGCCCCATCAACCACACAGTCCGACGCCTGGTCGCCTTTACCTTCCACCCTTTTGAGCCCTTTGCCATTTCAGTGCAAAGGACTAATGCTGAATATGTTGTCAACTTCCACATGCGACACAGCTGCACATAG